DNA sequence from the Actinomycetota bacterium genome:
CGATACCGCCGTCTCAGCAAGGACTACGAATACCTCACCGCCACCTCCGAGGCGGTCATCTACCTAGCCATGACCCGGCTGCTGCTCCGTCGCCTCACCCGCCCATGAGCT
Encoded proteins:
- a CDS encoding IS5/IS1182 family transposase — protein: RYRRLSKDYEYLTATSEAVIYLAMTRLLLRRLTRP